A single Pseudoalteromonas rubra DNA region contains:
- a CDS encoding glutathione S-transferase family protein gives MIDQYHDKERLVAIMSHLQLYYFPLSGHSHKVLTLASMLGLSIETVTVDIKSGEHLSESFVQFNPAAKIPVLVDGDTVITDSHAILFYLARQYDPARVWYPTDLTTQVEIQRWFALSAGELCTGPVALRGIRVLGKPGNEAHAMQQTLRLFSLLSTQLEQSPWLAGGTPTLADIALYSYTALIARLEPSLRDFPRVLDWLARFEQLPGYRALPTK, from the coding sequence ATGATTGACCAATACCACGATAAGGAGCGTTTGGTTGCTATTATGAGTCATCTTCAGCTTTACTATTTTCCACTGTCCGGGCACAGCCATAAAGTGCTCACACTTGCGTCAATGCTGGGTCTGAGCATAGAGACTGTGACCGTTGATATAAAATCCGGTGAACACCTGTCTGAGTCGTTTGTACAATTCAACCCGGCTGCCAAGATACCTGTGTTGGTGGATGGGGACACGGTTATCACCGACTCTCATGCCATTTTGTTTTATCTTGCCCGGCAATATGATCCTGCAAGAGTCTGGTATCCAACTGACCTGACTACTCAGGTTGAGATCCAGCGATGGTTTGCCCTGTCTGCCGGTGAGTTGTGTACCGGTCCCGTGGCGCTGCGTGGGATCCGGGTGCTTGGGAAGCCCGGCAATGAGGCGCACGCGATGCAGCAGACGTTAAGGTTATTTTCACTCTTAAGCACCCAGCTTGAGCAAAGCCCCTGGCTTGCCGGGGGAACCCCGACTTTGGCTGACATTGCCTTGTACAGTTATACTGCGCTGATTGCCAGACTTGAGCCAAGCCTGCGTGATTTTCCGCGCGTACTTGACTGGTTGGCGCGCTTTGAGCAATTACCCGGATACCGGGCACTGCCTACAAAATAA
- a CDS encoding SDR family oxidoreductase, whose product MSTSSTLFDLTDKVAIVTGSARNMGRAFAISLAERGANVVVHYHSDASLSDAQQTAAEITQIGRQALVVQGDLSQESQVLALYSQTLETFGRVDIVINNAGKVLKKAIADISEQAYDQLFAINTKAPFLMMKHAARHIQDQGRIINMGTSLLGAFTGLYGAYAGAKAPLEDFTRALAKEIGSRGVTVNVVAPGPIDTAFFHGEENAQSVAYLSAASVLNRLGNVDDVVPMIDFLVSEEARWITGQTLFVNGGFVTR is encoded by the coding sequence ATGTCCACCTCAAGCACACTTTTCGATTTGACCGACAAAGTCGCTATTGTCACTGGCTCAGCGCGTAATATGGGCCGAGCCTTTGCCATTTCACTGGCCGAACGAGGCGCGAATGTTGTGGTGCATTATCATAGTGATGCATCGCTGAGTGACGCACAGCAGACCGCAGCCGAGATCACTCAGATTGGCAGGCAGGCACTTGTGGTTCAGGGCGATCTGAGCCAGGAAAGCCAGGTTCTTGCGCTCTACAGCCAAACATTGGAAACCTTCGGCCGAGTAGACATTGTGATCAACAACGCAGGTAAAGTGCTGAAAAAAGCCATCGCGGATATCTCAGAGCAAGCTTACGACCAGCTGTTTGCCATTAACACCAAGGCCCCATTCCTCATGATGAAGCACGCAGCCCGACATATTCAGGATCAGGGTCGTATTATCAATATGGGCACCTCTTTACTCGGCGCGTTTACCGGCCTGTACGGCGCTTATGCCGGTGCCAAAGCGCCGTTGGAAGACTTTACCCGGGCACTGGCAAAGGAAATTGGTAGCCGCGGCGTCACTGTCAACGTCGTAGCACCAGGCCCAATAGATACCGCATTTTTTCATGGCGAGGAAAATGCGCAATCAGTGGCCTATCTAAGCGCAGCCAGTGTCCTGAATCGCCTGGGTAACGTCGACGATGTAGTGCCCATGATTGACTTTCTGGTCAGTGAAGAAGCACGCTGGATAACTGGCCAGACTTTATTTGTCAACGGGGGGTTCGTTACCCGCTAA
- a CDS encoding TonB-dependent receptor plug domain-containing protein, with translation MTRLVISLFFFTILPCSLAVGQEQDGSVFAMSFEELLSQDVTVAARKSETWLASSGTVYVISRSDIERYGWRDLKEILTSVPNMDYFYQWAWLPGGQRGFTGNMSGTLMLIDGREVQNLLANEAFIMNNFPSARIERVEILQGPNSTLYGGNATQGVINVITRLESEVNEVSLVVGEVGTRHGHGLLHFQQGEIELAVSASYFESDLDYREIREFIVDDEAFSRNSKDGLRNHDPNDFRNREKNITLDSRLSTPWFYFGNNLTRTTNVSGIEAVAFDYITGDDAYRGYSSYYLGKHMQPSANWSGNVELSYFREYKEKYRLSVDNAAQASRYEALVLYTEREDIGPSDRIRLNTQWAYQASSDQDWILGYDGWRTKIGRKIKYRQTEDGVKLVTPDSWPTDKERSDKHAVFGQYSRLWHFGERTLKVNAGLRYHRQDYTNASWLPRISMVYQPNVDQAIKLTYGKAFRPPTIFEFDLVVDDEIESQSMQMYELNWSQKFRWREIEFANISALYSMQAKNFYQKVQDPNTQIWRTIVAGEHRVSGWENQLRWQASRWYGQLALRYISPDKTQVATQSVRLDVPSYKVKLGLGYTLDQHWQVSAFVDHWDKVLTEANRFQQSGTEVVTIPAWTTLNMNLTYTQGESTLGLYVENLLDKTYYHGNARGVSPVKYIQAPRNLRLSWSYRF, from the coding sequence ATGACTCGATTAGTTATTTCTTTGTTTTTCTTCACGATATTGCCCTGTTCGCTGGCTGTAGGACAGGAGCAAGATGGATCGGTATTTGCAATGTCGTTTGAAGAGCTGCTCAGTCAGGATGTGACCGTTGCGGCACGTAAAAGCGAAACCTGGCTGGCGTCATCCGGCACAGTGTATGTGATCAGTCGTTCGGATATAGAACGTTATGGCTGGCGCGACTTAAAAGAGATCCTCACCTCAGTACCCAATATGGATTATTTCTATCAATGGGCCTGGTTGCCAGGCGGGCAAAGAGGTTTTACCGGCAATATGTCGGGGACTTTGATGCTTATTGATGGGCGGGAAGTACAAAATCTGCTGGCTAACGAAGCCTTTATTATGAATAACTTTCCCAGCGCCAGAATTGAGCGTGTTGAAATTTTGCAAGGGCCAAACTCCACCTTGTACGGCGGTAATGCAACTCAAGGGGTGATTAATGTGATCACTCGTTTGGAAAGTGAGGTCAATGAAGTCTCTCTAGTGGTTGGTGAGGTGGGTACACGCCACGGACACGGCTTGCTTCATTTTCAACAAGGCGAGATCGAGCTGGCGGTATCGGCCAGTTATTTTGAAAGCGATCTGGATTATCGTGAAATACGAGAATTTATCGTCGATGATGAAGCGTTTAGTCGAAACAGCAAAGATGGGTTAAGAAACCATGACCCGAATGATTTTCGCAATCGTGAGAAAAATATCACGCTGGACAGCCGACTCAGCACTCCCTGGTTTTACTTTGGCAATAACCTCACCCGCACAACCAACGTAAGTGGTATAGAAGCGGTGGCTTTCGATTATATTACCGGCGATGATGCTTATCGCGGTTATAGTAGCTACTATCTGGGTAAGCACATGCAACCGTCGGCAAACTGGTCGGGTAATGTGGAGCTAAGCTATTTTCGGGAATACAAAGAGAAATACCGCTTGAGTGTTGATAACGCTGCTCAGGCAAGCCGCTACGAAGCGTTGGTGTTATATACAGAGCGCGAAGATATCGGCCCGTCGGACAGAATTCGGCTCAATACCCAATGGGCCTATCAGGCAAGCTCCGATCAGGACTGGATACTGGGGTATGATGGCTGGCGTACCAAAATTGGCCGTAAAATCAAATACAGGCAAACTGAAGACGGCGTTAAATTGGTCACCCCAGACTCCTGGCCAACGGACAAGGAACGCTCGGATAAGCATGCTGTGTTTGGGCAATATTCCAGGCTATGGCACTTTGGCGAACGCACACTTAAGGTCAATGCCGGGCTCAGATACCATCGCCAGGATTACACCAATGCCAGCTGGCTACCCCGGATCAGCATGGTTTATCAGCCCAATGTCGATCAGGCAATCAAATTGACTTACGGTAAAGCGTTTCGACCACCAACGATTTTTGAATTTGACCTGGTGGTTGATGATGAAATTGAGTCTCAAAGTATGCAGATGTACGAGCTTAACTGGAGCCAAAAATTTCGCTGGCGTGAGATTGAATTCGCCAATATTTCAGCTCTGTATAGTATGCAGGCGAAGAATTTTTATCAAAAAGTACAGGACCCCAATACCCAGATTTGGCGCACTATAGTGGCAGGAGAACACAGAGTCTCAGGTTGGGAAAACCAATTGCGTTGGCAGGCATCGCGCTGGTACGGACAACTGGCGCTGCGTTATATTTCGCCGGATAAAACCCAGGTGGCGACGCAATCGGTCAGATTGGATGTACCTAGCTATAAGGTCAAGCTGGGGCTGGGTTACACCCTGGATCAGCACTGGCAGGTCTCAGCTTTTGTTGATCACTGGGATAAAGTCCTGACCGAAGCCAACCGTTTTCAACAAAGCGGCACTGAAGTCGTTACAATACCAGCCTGGACAACTCTCAATATGAACCTGACTTATACACAAGGGGAGAGCACCCTGGGGTTGTATGTCGAAAATTTATTAGACAAGACCTATTACCATGGCAATGCCCGGGGCGTGTCTCCTGTAAAGTATATTCAGGCGCCGCGCAATCTGCGCCTGAGCTGGTCATATCGATTTTAG
- a CDS encoding tetratricopeptide repeat protein → MDRETSTVQVWALKGFLDELKRINNTMEDRRFVFILGAGASIQSGVKGAAPLAREWMQMLFHRVVSPETDFDSWLKLNPLEIDNWQPDNLAGHYPEIFARCFSGDHEAGFAELEKAIEAGSPSFGYAVLAWIMTKTSHNMVITTNFDNLVADSLYIYGRRSPHVIGHETLAGYLKPLARRPMVAKIHRDLFTDPINDPDGTGQLKKPWEDALRNIFKFYTPIFIGYGGNDGSLMNFLSDLSSRDISGRPFWCYYEPGGQPNGDIAALMQKHNGVLIPTPEWDQLMLDIGNLWGYKHDDQLKDLERYTEDMKQTLQEQVLNTSREGGEEIKTKLLPKPKKEQDKSWLDWSLEAEGKWTVEDKVEHYKLAIEALPESAELHFNYAYWLFDIGHAESAKQHYKIAIDIDPDDFAAQSNYASVLESSGETEKAEIHYKKALALRPGDVNATYNYANMLSGLERYEEAEIYYKKALALKPDDTKAMNNYACLLIDLKRLEEAESLVNRALDLSPEHPVFVETKSELLFAQEKYQDALNTIERALELDPGSQQAKDIKAQIEQEIKRGKKGASRRKK, encoded by the coding sequence ATGGACAGAGAAACATCAACAGTGCAAGTATGGGCTTTAAAAGGCTTCCTTGACGAATTAAAGCGTATTAACAACACCATGGAAGATCGGCGTTTTGTGTTTATACTGGGCGCTGGTGCGTCGATCCAGTCTGGTGTTAAAGGCGCAGCCCCCCTGGCAAGGGAGTGGATGCAAATGCTGTTTCATCGGGTGGTATCGCCCGAGACTGACTTTGACAGCTGGCTTAAGTTGAACCCGCTGGAAATCGATAACTGGCAGCCTGATAACCTGGCTGGTCATTATCCCGAGATATTTGCTCGTTGTTTTTCTGGCGATCATGAGGCCGGCTTCGCAGAGCTGGAAAAGGCCATTGAAGCTGGTAGTCCGAGTTTTGGTTATGCCGTACTAGCCTGGATAATGACCAAAACCAGCCACAACATGGTGATCACCACCAATTTCGATAATCTGGTCGCCGACTCTTTGTATATTTACGGTCGTCGCTCTCCTCATGTGATTGGTCACGAAACCCTAGCTGGGTATCTGAAGCCACTGGCACGACGCCCTATGGTGGCCAAAATTCACCGTGACTTGTTTACCGACCCCATCAATGATCCAGATGGCACCGGGCAGCTGAAAAAGCCCTGGGAAGATGCCCTGAGGAATATCTTCAAATTCTATACCCCCATTTTTATTGGCTATGGCGGTAACGACGGTAGTCTGATGAACTTTTTATCTGATTTATCTTCCAGGGACATCAGTGGCAGACCGTTTTGGTGCTATTACGAACCAGGCGGACAACCAAATGGCGACATCGCTGCGCTGATGCAAAAGCATAACGGCGTGCTGATCCCCACCCCTGAATGGGATCAGCTGATGCTGGATATCGGTAATCTCTGGGGTTATAAGCATGATGATCAGTTAAAAGACCTGGAGCGCTACACCGAAGATATGAAGCAAACGCTTCAGGAGCAGGTACTGAACACCTCTCGTGAGGGGGGAGAAGAGATCAAAACGAAGCTATTGCCTAAGCCTAAGAAAGAGCAGGATAAAAGCTGGTTGGATTGGTCTTTAGAGGCTGAGGGTAAGTGGACCGTTGAAGATAAAGTGGAACACTATAAGCTGGCAATTGAGGCATTGCCTGAGTCAGCGGAGCTGCACTTCAATTATGCTTATTGGTTATTCGACATTGGTCATGCGGAGAGTGCGAAACAGCACTATAAAATAGCGATAGACATTGACCCGGATGATTTCGCTGCTCAAAGCAACTATGCATCAGTATTAGAATCTTCTGGGGAAACCGAGAAAGCTGAAATTCACTATAAAAAGGCACTGGCGTTACGTCCTGGGGATGTGAACGCGACGTATAACTATGCGAATATGTTATCAGGTCTTGAGCGATACGAAGAGGCAGAAATTTATTATAAAAAAGCGCTGGCTCTTAAACCTGATGACACTAAGGCGATGAACAATTATGCTTGCTTGCTGATTGACCTAAAGCGCTTAGAAGAAGCTGAAAGCCTGGTAAACAGAGCATTGGATTTATCGCCTGAGCACCCTGTATTTGTTGAGACTAAGTCAGAGTTATTGTTTGCACAAGAAAAATACCAAGATGCGCTAAACACGATAGAGAGAGCACTGGAGTTGGATCCGGGAAGCCAGCAAGCTAAAGACATTAAAGCGCAGATCGAGCAAGAGATTAAACGCGGTAAAAAAGGCGCTTCGCGCAGAAAAAAATGA
- the betI gene encoding transcriptional regulator BetI has translation MPKVGMEPVRRQQLIEATLQSVAELGLQATTINSISKKAGMSSGIISHYFGGKQGLIEATVRYLLSSLQRSLLQRTAQRCKPEQRLMFIVEANFAVVQQQRDTTRTWLSFWAHSMHDAELHRLQRVNARRLYSNLLYSFKQLMAPAKAREAAELSAAMIDGLWLRAVLNKADDAQFDSAQDLAKRYIQSLIQQLGV, from the coding sequence ATGCCCAAAGTCGGAATGGAACCTGTGCGTCGCCAGCAGCTGATTGAGGCGACTTTGCAGTCAGTAGCTGAGCTTGGATTACAGGCCACCACAATCAACAGTATCAGTAAGAAGGCAGGCATGTCTTCGGGGATCATTAGCCACTATTTTGGTGGTAAACAAGGTCTCATAGAAGCCACAGTGCGCTATCTGCTGAGCAGTCTGCAACGCAGCTTATTGCAACGCACAGCTCAGAGATGCAAGCCTGAGCAACGCCTGATGTTTATTGTCGAAGCCAACTTTGCCGTGGTGCAACAACAGCGAGACACCACCCGCACCTGGTTGAGCTTTTGGGCGCATTCCATGCACGATGCTGAATTACATCGCTTACAACGCGTCAATGCTCGCCGACTTTACAGCAATTTGTTGTACTCGTTTAAACAGTTAATGGCCCCAGCCAAAGCGCGCGAAGCCGCAGAGCTGAGTGCCGCCATGATCGACGGCCTGTGGCTCAGAGCCGTTCTCAATAAAGCCGATGATGCGCAGTTTGATAGCGCGCAGGATCTGGCCAAGCGTTATATCCAGTCCCTCATCCAACAACTTGGAGTCTAA
- the betA gene encoding choline dehydrogenase codes for MKKVFDYIIVGAGSAGCVLANRLSANPQHRVLLLETGGSDKSIFIQMPTALSIPMNTDKYAWQFHTEPEPYLDNRVMHCPRGKVLGGSSSINGMVYVRGHAKDFDEWQQHGAQGWDYQACLPYFKRAESWYLGDDPYRGSEGPLGTNNGNEMANPLYRAFIEAGTQAGYATTQDYNGEQQEGFGPMHMTVKDGRRCSASRAYLDPVKGRDNLTIVTGALVHKVLLEGKRAIGVEYQCKGKIHSASAERRVILSAGPIGSPHLLQLSGIGDQATLQAAGVEVKHHLPGVGKNLQDHLEFYFQYKCKQPITLNGKLDWFSKGLIGARWLLNKSGLGATNHFESCAFIRSKAGVEWPDMQYHFLPAAIRYDGKSAFDGHGFQVHIGHNKPKSRGEVTLKSADPTQAPKIQFNYLAHQDDIEGFRACVRLTREIIEQPAFDAYRDGEIQPGKGVQSDAEIDAFVRQAVESAYHPSCSCKMGEDDMAVVDSNTQVHGIDGLNVVDSSIFPTIPNGNLNAPTIMVAEKAADIILGQPALKANNAQVAIARQWQTVQRSTEI; via the coding sequence ATGAAAAAAGTATTCGACTACATCATTGTCGGAGCTGGCTCAGCAGGCTGTGTACTGGCAAATAGACTGTCTGCCAATCCACAACACCGGGTTTTACTACTAGAAACCGGTGGCAGTGACAAAAGTATCTTTATTCAGATGCCCACGGCATTGTCAATTCCGATGAACACCGACAAATACGCCTGGCAGTTTCATACCGAGCCCGAGCCTTATCTGGACAACCGGGTAATGCATTGCCCACGCGGCAAGGTACTGGGCGGCTCATCATCAATTAACGGCATGGTGTATGTGCGTGGCCACGCCAAAGATTTTGATGAATGGCAGCAACATGGTGCGCAGGGGTGGGATTATCAGGCCTGCCTGCCATACTTTAAGCGTGCCGAAAGCTGGTATCTGGGCGACGACCCGTACCGGGGCAGTGAGGGTCCGCTTGGCACCAACAATGGTAATGAGATGGCCAACCCGCTGTACCGCGCGTTTATTGAAGCCGGTACACAAGCTGGATATGCTACCACACAAGATTACAATGGCGAGCAGCAAGAAGGCTTTGGCCCGATGCACATGACAGTGAAAGATGGCCGCCGATGCTCCGCCAGCCGTGCCTACCTTGACCCTGTAAAGGGGCGTGACAATCTGACAATCGTAACTGGCGCTCTGGTACATAAAGTACTGCTGGAAGGTAAGCGCGCTATTGGCGTCGAGTACCAATGCAAAGGTAAAATCCACAGCGCCAGTGCCGAACGCCGCGTCATTTTAAGTGCCGGTCCAATTGGCTCGCCTCACTTGTTGCAGTTGTCGGGCATCGGCGATCAGGCAACTTTGCAGGCCGCCGGTGTTGAGGTTAAGCACCACCTGCCTGGTGTCGGTAAGAACTTGCAGGATCACCTGGAGTTTTATTTCCAGTATAAGTGTAAGCAGCCCATCACACTGAATGGCAAACTGGACTGGTTCTCCAAAGGCTTGATCGGCGCTCGCTGGCTCCTTAATAAATCAGGTCTTGGCGCCACCAATCATTTTGAGTCCTGTGCTTTTATCCGCTCTAAAGCAGGCGTAGAGTGGCCGGATATGCAGTATCACTTTTTACCCGCAGCCATTCGTTATGACGGCAAAAGTGCATTTGACGGACACGGTTTTCAGGTGCATATCGGCCATAACAAGCCAAAAAGCCGCGGTGAGGTCACCCTTAAATCAGCCGACCCCACACAGGCGCCTAAGATCCAATTTAACTACTTGGCCCATCAGGATGATATTGAAGGCTTCCGGGCGTGTGTCCGACTCACTCGTGAGATCATTGAACAACCTGCGTTTGATGCTTATCGCGATGGTGAAATTCAGCCAGGAAAAGGCGTGCAGAGCGACGCAGAAATCGATGCCTTTGTACGCCAGGCAGTCGAAAGCGCCTATCACCCGTCCTGCTCATGCAAAATGGGTGAAGATGACATGGCCGTGGTGGATTCAAACACCCAGGTACATGGTATTGATGGCCTGAATGTGGTGGATTCATCTATCTTCCCGACAATCCCGAACGGCAACCTCAACGCGCCAACCATTATGGTCGCAGAGAAAGCCGCAGACATTATTCTGGGCCAGCCAGCCCTTAAAGCAAACAACGCTCAGGTTGCCATTGCGAGACAATGGCAGACAGTACAACGCAGCACGGAGATTTAA
- the betB gene encoding betaine-aldehyde dehydrogenase, whose product MSTPVYQNFIHGRYLANQTGEQFAVKNPATNEVIYHVEVADAHIQKAAIDSAKAGFAQWSAMAPIERSRILNKAVALLRERNDELAKIEVLDTGKPWQEAECVDIQTGADVIEYFAGLAPAQVGQQQMVGNDFYYTRKEPLGICAGIGAWNYPLQIACWKSGPALAAGNALIFKPSEETPLGALKLAEIFIEAGMPAGVFNVVQGAAEVGQWLTLHPEIEKVSFTGEVGTGKKVMQSAASNLKDVTMELGGKSPLLVFDDADIEQAVSAAMLGNFYTQGEICTNCTRVYVQRGVYEQFLEQLKTRTEQNIIAGDPLDPKVNLGALISKKHQQLVLDYIEQGKQEGATVLTGGHALSPASAPNGYFVAPTIFTDCHEDMTIVREEIFGPVMCVMVFDDEQEAIERANNTHLGLAAGVFSRDIQRAHRVIHQLQAGITWINAYGNSPAEMPVGGYKQSGIGRENGIETLDHYTQTKSVYVGMSQIESPF is encoded by the coding sequence ATGTCCACACCTGTCTACCAGAACTTTATTCACGGCCGCTACCTTGCCAATCAGACCGGCGAGCAGTTTGCGGTAAAAAACCCCGCGACCAACGAAGTCATTTATCACGTTGAAGTGGCCGATGCGCACATTCAAAAAGCGGCCATCGACAGTGCCAAAGCCGGGTTTGCGCAGTGGTCTGCCATGGCACCCATTGAGCGCAGCAGAATTCTGAATAAAGCAGTGGCACTATTACGTGAACGTAATGATGAACTGGCTAAAATTGAGGTGCTGGATACAGGTAAACCCTGGCAAGAAGCCGAGTGCGTTGACATTCAAACCGGTGCTGACGTAATCGAGTATTTTGCTGGGCTGGCGCCTGCGCAGGTTGGCCAGCAACAGATGGTCGGCAATGATTTTTACTACACCCGCAAAGAGCCGTTAGGAATTTGCGCGGGTATCGGTGCCTGGAACTACCCACTGCAAATTGCTTGCTGGAAATCCGGCCCAGCACTGGCGGCAGGTAATGCCTTGATCTTTAAACCGTCTGAAGAAACCCCGCTGGGTGCACTGAAGCTGGCCGAGATTTTTATCGAGGCCGGTATGCCAGCTGGTGTCTTTAACGTTGTACAAGGCGCTGCTGAAGTTGGGCAATGGCTCACGCTGCATCCGGAAATTGAAAAAGTGTCATTCACCGGTGAAGTGGGCACAGGTAAAAAAGTCATGCAAAGTGCGGCTTCTAACCTTAAAGACGTGACTATGGAACTGGGCGGTAAGTCGCCGCTATTGGTGTTTGATGATGCCGATATCGAGCAGGCAGTCAGTGCTGCCATGTTAGGCAACTTCTACACACAGGGCGAGATCTGCACCAACTGCACACGTGTTTATGTTCAGCGCGGGGTGTATGAGCAGTTTCTTGAGCAACTCAAGACTCGCACAGAGCAAAATATCATTGCGGGCGATCCACTTGATCCCAAAGTGAACCTGGGTGCATTGATCTCGAAAAAACATCAGCAGCTGGTACTGGATTACATTGAGCAAGGCAAGCAAGAAGGAGCCACCGTGCTTACCGGCGGTCATGCCCTGAGCCCGGCTTCTGCGCCCAACGGCTACTTCGTCGCGCCGACCATCTTCACTGACTGTCATGAAGACATGACTATAGTTCGCGAGGAGATCTTTGGTCCGGTGATGTGCGTCATGGTATTCGATGACGAACAAGAAGCAATTGAGCGCGCCAACAACACCCATTTAGGCCTCGCAGCTGGCGTGTTTAGCCGTGATATTCAACGTGCACATCGTGTTATCCACCAACTGCAAGCCGGTATTACCTGGATCAATGCCTATGGTAATTCTCCGGCCGAAATGCCAGTTGGGGGATATAAACAATCCGGTATTGGCCGCGAAAATGGTATCGAAACACTGGATCATTACACCCAGACCAAGTCTGTTTACGTAGGTATGAGCCAAATCGAAAGCCCATTTTAA
- a CDS encoding pirin family protein: MPLIRRGSERGLVNLGWLQSQHTFSFGHYYDPKHMGFSVLRVINDDTVAPGKGFDTHGHRDMEIISYVMQGALEHKDSKGNHHIIPAGDIQLMSAGTGITHSEYNYFATEPTRFLQIWIRPNKKGLNPNYTQATIHQKGPLTPLVTPDGQRDSLVIHQDARLYRLQLSSGETVTLNAPGSWGYLHLIKGAAQSTQTHLNAGDAVGLTEEESIELTAMTPLEALWFELPPD, from the coding sequence ATGCCATTAATTCGTCGCGGCTCAGAGCGGGGCCTGGTTAATCTGGGCTGGTTGCAAAGCCAGCATACCTTTTCATTTGGTCATTACTACGACCCTAAACATATGGGATTTTCCGTACTACGCGTTATCAATGACGATACAGTGGCGCCTGGTAAGGGATTCGATACCCATGGGCACCGGGATATGGAGATCATTTCTTACGTTATGCAAGGTGCGCTGGAACACAAAGACAGTAAAGGCAATCATCACATTATTCCAGCCGGAGATATTCAGCTGATGAGCGCTGGTACCGGGATCACACATTCCGAGTACAACTATTTTGCGACTGAGCCAACCCGCTTTTTACAGATCTGGATCAGGCCTAACAAAAAGGGGCTCAACCCCAATTATACACAAGCTACGATTCACCAAAAAGGTCCTCTTACGCCACTTGTGACCCCGGATGGACAGCGCGACTCATTGGTCATCCATCAGGATGCCAGGCTTTATCGTTTGCAGTTATCTTCTGGCGAGACTGTGACCCTGAACGCACCAGGAAGCTGGGGTTATCTGCACCTCATAAAGGGCGCAGCTCAATCCACGCAAACGCACCTTAATGCAGGCGATGCAGTAGGCCTCACAGAAGAAGAGTCTATTGAGCTAACCGCAATGACCCCACTCGAAGCACTGTGGTTTGAATTGCCACCAGATTGA
- a CDS encoding LysR family transcriptional regulator codes for MNTNELTFLKVIEAGSLKGAAEQLNTDPSSVSRKVAALEQHLGIKLINRSTVRSQPTEAGLVYFQGLKHISEQQIELENRLRGLQDQPSGTLTIAAPVDFGNQFVVPVLSQMQTTYDNLKVELLLGSHFEDLTANGIDVAVRIGVLSDSALICRGLGMAERVLVASRDYLARVGEINEPSMLERCQFVFYSRAQGNAQVRVLKGTKAIQVKVSGGFTVNSVSAVRQLVLAGKGVHLGPRWAFKEALNSGKLVALLADYQLEGFPVHAVYRPGGYVPAKIRCFIDLMSEHCKRVL; via the coding sequence ATGAACACAAATGAGCTGACATTCCTCAAGGTCATAGAAGCTGGCAGTTTGAAAGGTGCTGCCGAGCAACTCAACACAGACCCTTCTTCGGTGAGTCGCAAGGTGGCGGCATTAGAGCAGCACTTGGGTATTAAACTGATTAACCGCTCTACGGTGCGATCCCAGCCGACTGAAGCCGGATTAGTTTATTTTCAGGGGCTAAAACATATTTCGGAGCAGCAGATAGAATTAGAAAATCGTCTGCGGGGGTTGCAGGATCAGCCCAGTGGGACTCTGACTATTGCTGCACCGGTCGATTTTGGTAATCAATTTGTCGTGCCTGTACTCAGTCAGATGCAGACGACTTACGACAATCTTAAGGTCGAGTTACTGCTGGGGAGCCATTTTGAAGACCTGACTGCAAATGGCATCGACGTGGCGGTGCGTATTGGTGTGTTGTCGGATTCGGCACTGATCTGCCGAGGTCTGGGCATGGCCGAGCGGGTGTTGGTTGCCAGTCGGGATTATCTTGCCCGGGTGGGAGAAATTAATGAGCCGTCGATGCTTGAACGGTGTCAGTTTGTGTTTTATTCCCGCGCTCAGGGTAACGCGCAGGTGAGAGTGCTAAAAGGCACAAAAGCCATCCAAGTCAAAGTGTCAGGGGGGTTTACAGTGAACAGTGTATCTGCTGTCAGGCAGCTTGTACTTGCTGGTAAAGGGGTGCACCTGGGACCAAGATGGGCATTCAAAGAGGCGCTGAACAGTGGCAAGTTGGTGGCCTTGTTAGCGGATTATCAGCTGGAGGGGTTTCCTGTGCATGCTGTTTATCGGCCCGGTGGATATGTCCCGGCCAAGATCCGATGTTTTATTGATCTGATGAGTGAGCATTGTAAGCGTGTCCTTTAA